CCCACATGGGCGCCGATGTTGACGAAGCTGGGCATCAGCACCACGTCGCGGCCGATATGGGCGCCGCGGCGGACGATCGCGCCGGGCACGACGCGCGCACCGACATCACGGAAGGCGGCCTCGTCAAAATCGCCGAAACGTGCCGGGATCTTGTCCCAGAACGGTGCCGGACTGGCATCGATGACGGCCATTTCCTGGGTGCGGAAGTACAGCAGCACCGCCTTCTTGAGCCATGCGTTGACCTTCCAGCCATCGCTGCCGTCGGGCTCCGCCACGCGCAGTTCGCCCGACTCGATGCCGGCAATGGCGCGCTCGACCATCGGCGTGACGGTGCCGGCGAGTTCGTCGGCGGCAAGGGTTTCGCGACGCTCGAAGGCGTCTTCGATCACGGCCCGAAGCTCGTCGGTGCTGGCGGGGTTACGGGCGGTGTTGCTGGGGGTCACAAGGGTTCTCCTTCAAGACAGGCAAGCAGCGCGGTGCTCAATCCCTGTTGGCGGTCCGCGTCCAATGGCTGGCTGTGGCCGTGGGCATCGGTAGCGGTGATCTGGAAGACGTCCTCGGCGCGCGCGCCGAAGGTGGCAATGCGCGCATCGTGGACGCGCATGTGCTGCTGGCGCAGGATCTGCGCGACATCGGCGAGCAGTCCGGGCCGGTCGGTGCACACCAGGCTCAGCGTGGTTCGCCCGTCGCCGACGTCGTCGAAGCCGATCTTCGGCGCGATGCGGAAGTGTCGCAGGTGCCGCGGCTGGGTGCGCCTGGCCGGGCGGATGTCATCCAGCGGGCCGTCCAGCGCGAGTGCAAGGCGCTCGGCGACATCGGCGGCGACCGGTGCCCGACGCGAGTCGCCGGGGATGACTTCAAAGGTGTCGAAAATGGTGCCATTGGGGCCGTCCAGCACCCGCGCCTGCTGGATTTCCAGCCCGCAGCGGTCGAGCACGGCAACGATCGCGGCAAACAGGCCGTCGCGGTCCATCGAGTGCACGAATACTTCCAGTGCGCCGGTATCGGCAGCCACGGGACGCACCCGCACCTTCGTCCGACCCGGTTCCAGCCGGTGCAGCGCGGCGGCCTGCCAGGCCAGCTGATACGGCCGACCGCGCTGGAAGCCGGCCTCCGGCATGCGCGCGAACAGCTCGGCAATCGTCGCCTCGTCCATGCCTTGGGCGGCCAGCAGACCTTCCACCGCCTGACGCGTCTCGGCGATGTGCTCGGTGACTGCAACCGGATTTTCCAGCCCGCGCCGCAGGGCCAGTCGCGTCGCGGTGTAGAGGTCGGCCATCAGCCGGTTCTTCCACGCATTCCACAGCTTGGGCGAGGTGCCGGCGATGTCCGCGCAGGTCAGCAGGTAGAGATGGTCGAGCCGCTCGCGATCCCCGACCACGGTGGCGAAGCGGTGGATCACGTCCGGATCTGCAATGTCCTGCTTCTGCGCGGTGATCGACATCAGCAGGTGCTTGCGCACCAGCCATTCCACCAGCGCGGTGTCCGCCTCACCCAGTCCAACGGTGCTGCAGAAGACGCGCGCATCGTCAGCGCCCAGCTCGGAGTGGTTGCCGCCGCGACCCTTGGCGATGTCGTGGAACAGCCCGGCGAGCAAGAGCAGCTCGGGCTTGCGCAGGCGCGGCCAGACCTCGTGCGCCAGTGCAAAGCGCTCGCTGGACTCCGGATTGGCGAAGGACGCGATGTTTTTCAGCACCGCCAGCGTGTGCTGATCGACGGTATAGACGTGAAAGAGGTCGAACTGCATCCGTCCGGAGACCTTCAGGAACGCCGGGATCCAGCGCCCCAGGACGCCCAGGCGGGCCATGCGGGTCAGCGTGCGGACCGGCTGCTCGCCGCGCAGCAGCCGCAGGAATCGCTGGTGCAACTCCGGACCGGCGCTGTCGAAGTCAGGAAAGCTGGGCAGCGCTTCGGCCAGCACCCGCGCGGTGTGCGAGTGCAATCCGCTCAGCTCGCCGCGCGCCGCCCAGGTCGCGAACAGCGCGAAGACTTCGCCAGGATCACGCGGCCAGTCCGGATCGCGCGCGGCAAGGTAACCGCGGCGCAACTCGAAAAGCTCATCCAGCGGTTCCGGCTCGGCCTCGCCTTCCAGTTGTTCTTCAAACCGCTGCAGCAACCGCTCACCGATGCGCAGCACCAGCGAGGCGTTGCGGTAGAAGCCCTGCATCATCTGCTCGACGGCCAGCGTTCCGCCGACGTCCTCGAAGCCCAGCCGGGTGGCGAGCAGCTTCTGAAAATCGAAGCGCAGGCGCTCTTCGCGCTTGCCGGCGACCAGGTGCAGCCCGTACCGGAGACGGGCCAGCCCCCGGCGCTCACGCTCCAGCGTCGCCACCTCGTCGGCGCCCATCTGGCCGAACGCCACCAGCGACTCCATGTCCGCGGTGCCAATGATGCGCAATGCCATCCAGTTGAGGGTCTGCACGTCGCGCAAACCGCCGGGGCCTTCCTTCAGGTTGGGCTCGAGGTTGTCGGCGGTATCGTCAAAGCGCGCGTGGCGCTCGCGCAGTTCCAGCCGCTTGGCCTCGAAGAACTGCTGCGGCGGCCAGACCAACCGCGGCGACACCGCCGCCTGCAACTCGCGCCGCTCGTGCTCGTTGGCCATCAGCGGCCGCGCTTCCAGCAAGGCGGTCAGGACGGTGATGTCCTCGATGGAGGCCTGGGTGCATTGTTCCAGCGAGCGCACCGCGTGGCCGACCGGCAGGCCGCAGTCCCACAACAGCGCGAACAGGCGCGCCAGGTCCTCGGCGCGGGTCTGCGACTCGTCAGCTTCCGCCAGCACCAGCAGGTCGATGTCGGACTGTGGATACAGCTCGCCGCGACCGTAGCCACCAACCGCGAACAGGGCCAGCTCCGCGCCCGGCGGGATGCAGCGCTGCCAGGCGGCCTGGACCACGGCGTCGACCTCGGCGGCGCGCTCGGCCAGCAGGCGGTCGATCTCGGCATCCGCGTCAAAACGGCTGGCGAATCCGGCATCGGCGCGCGCCAGATGTCCGCGCGCCTGCGCCGCCCAGTCGGCATCCTGGCGGACGTCGGCGCGGTCCGGATCCTCAGTCACTCCCGGGAGCGAAGCCCGGTCGCCGCCGGGGCCAGCCGGTTTCATAGGTCGTTGTCGTCACCCGGCAAGCGGGTGAGGATCTCGACCCCGTCGTCGGTGACCACCACGGTGTGTTCCCACTGGGCGGACAGCGAACGGTCCTTGGTCACCACCGTCCAGCCATCGGGCAGCACGCGGGTGTGGCGCTTGCCGGCATTGATCATCGGCTCGATGGTGAACGTCATCCCCGGCTTCAGCACCAGTCCTTCGCCGGCATTGCCGTAGTGCAGCACCTGCGGCTCGTCGTGGTAGACCTTGCCGATGCCGTGGCCGCAGTACTCGCGCACCACGCTGAAACGCTCGCCCTCGGCGTACTGCTGGATCGCGTGGCCCACGTCCCCCAGCGTCGCGCCGGGCCGAACCGCACGGATCCCGCGGAACATCGCCTCGCGGGTCACCTCCACCAGCCGCTTGGCCAGCACCGACGGCGTGCCGGCGTAGTACATGCGGCTGGTGTCGCCATGCCAGCCATCCTTGATCACGGTGACGTCGATATTGACGATGTCGCCGTCCTTGAGGACCTTCGATTCGGCCGGGATGCCGTGGCAGATGACGTTGTTGACCGAGGTGCACACGGTCTTGGGAAAGCCCTTGTAGCCAACGTTGGCAGGGATTGCACCCTGCACGTTGACGATGTGCTCGTGGCAGATGCGGTCCAGCTCTTCCGTCGTCACGCCGGGCCTCACATGCGGGGCGACGACCTGGAGCACTTCGGCGGCCAGACGGCCGGCGATGCGCATCTTCTCGATTTCTGCGGGGGTTTTGAGGTTGACAGTCATCCGTCCATTATCGCCGATTTGCCGCTGCCCTGAAGGCCGGGGCCCCTTTTGGCAAGTCGCAGGCTGGCGGCTGCCGCGA
The genomic region above belongs to Lysobacter avium and contains:
- the glnD gene encoding [protein-PII] uridylyltransferase, producing MTEDPDRADVRQDADWAAQARGHLARADAGFASRFDADAEIDRLLAERAAEVDAVVQAAWQRCIPPGAELALFAVGGYGRGELYPQSDIDLLVLAEADESQTRAEDLARLFALLWDCGLPVGHAVRSLEQCTQASIEDITVLTALLEARPLMANEHERRELQAAVSPRLVWPPQQFFEAKRLELRERHARFDDTADNLEPNLKEGPGGLRDVQTLNWMALRIIGTADMESLVAFGQMGADEVATLERERRGLARLRYGLHLVAGKREERLRFDFQKLLATRLGFEDVGGTLAVEQMMQGFYRNASLVLRIGERLLQRFEEQLEGEAEPEPLDELFELRRGYLAARDPDWPRDPGEVFALFATWAARGELSGLHSHTARVLAEALPSFPDFDSAGPELHQRFLRLLRGEQPVRTLTRMARLGVLGRWIPAFLKVSGRMQFDLFHVYTVDQHTLAVLKNIASFANPESSERFALAHEVWPRLRKPELLLLAGLFHDIAKGRGGNHSELGADDARVFCSTVGLGEADTALVEWLVRKHLLMSITAQKQDIADPDVIHRFATVVGDRERLDHLYLLTCADIAGTSPKLWNAWKNRLMADLYTATRLALRRGLENPVAVTEHIAETRQAVEGLLAAQGMDEATIAELFARMPEAGFQRGRPYQLAWQAAALHRLEPGRTKVRVRPVAADTGALEVFVHSMDRDGLFAAIVAVLDRCGLEIQQARVLDGPNGTIFDTFEVIPGDSRRAPVAADVAERLALALDGPLDDIRPARRTQPRHLRHFRIAPKIGFDDVGDGRTTLSLVCTDRPGLLADVAQILRQQHMRVHDARIATFGARAEDVFQITATDAHGHSQPLDADRQQGLSTALLACLEGEPL
- the map gene encoding type I methionyl aminopeptidase, which gives rise to MTVNLKTPAEIEKMRIAGRLAAEVLQVVAPHVRPGVTTEELDRICHEHIVNVQGAIPANVGYKGFPKTVCTSVNNVICHGIPAESKVLKDGDIVNIDVTVIKDGWHGDTSRMYYAGTPSVLAKRLVEVTREAMFRGIRAVRPGATLGDVGHAIQQYAEGERFSVVREYCGHGIGKVYHDEPQVLHYGNAGEGLVLKPGMTFTIEPMINAGKRHTRVLPDGWTVVTKDRSLSAQWEHTVVVTDDGVEILTRLPGDDNDL
- the dapD gene encoding 2,3,4,5-tetrahydropyridine-2,6-dicarboxylate N-succinyltransferase, producing MTPSNTARNPASTDELRAVIEDAFERRETLAADELAGTVTPMVERAIAGIESGELRVAEPDGSDGWKVNAWLKKAVLLYFRTQEMAVIDASPAPFWDKIPARFGDFDEAAFRDVGARVVPGAIVRRGAHIGRDVVLMPSFVNIGAHVGEGTMVDTWATVGSCAQIGKHCHLSGGAGIGGVLEPLQATPTIIEDHCFIGARSEVVEGFVVGHHSVIGMGVFLGQSTRVYNRATGEVSYGSVPPYSVVVSGQLPAADGSHSLYCAVIVKQVDERTRSKTSINELLRGLAD